The following proteins come from a genomic window of Larimichthys crocea isolate SSNF chromosome XV, L_crocea_2.0, whole genome shotgun sequence:
- the ampd2b gene encoding AMP deaminase 2 isoform X1 yields the protein MSSNLPPGTAAGTKSKPLSPFRKRGSLQYTASTVDLRGARHLLTSQHSLPGIPVALKQSIDLRTSMDGKYKEIAEELFSRTLAESEMRSAPYEFPEDSPIEQLEERRHRLERQISQDVKFEPDILLRAKQEFMKTDSATDLEYMKEQSQAPDLQERELVPEKEYQRVTISGEEKCGVPFTDLLDAAKCVVKALFIRQKYMGLSLQSFCRTTARYLQELSERPLDLDIYEEEIPETTVRWTEATVHPPVSETHPYENQDPASMPPDMGYGCKMVDGVMHVYTTRNIMEKSTELDLPYPDLQEYIADMNVMMALIINGPVKSFCYRRLQYLSSKFQMHILLNEMKELAAQKKVPHRDFYNIRKVDTHIHASSCMNQKHLLRFIKRAMKKYPKEIVHVERGKGQTLMEVFETMNLTAFDLSVDTLDMHADRNTFHRFDKFNAKYNPIGESILREIFIKTDNHIEGKYFGHIIKEVMADLEESKYQNVELRLSIYGRSRDEWDKLAKWAVKHRVYSNNVRWLVQVPRLFDVYHTKKQLSNFQEMLENIFMPLFEVTVNPGSHPDLHLFLQHVVGFDSVDDESKPEQHIFNLDSPLPVNWTEEDNPPYSYYLYYMYANMTVLNHLRRQRGFHTLVLRPHCGEAGPIHHLVSGFMLSENISHGLLLRKAPVLQYLYYLAQIGIAMSPLSNNSLFLSYHRNPLPEYLSRGLMVSLSTDDPLQFHFTKEPLMEEYSIATQVWKLSSCDMCELARNSVLMSGFSHRVKSSWLGSNYIKEGQESNDIRRTNVPDIRVAYRYETMCEELNLITQAIRTDELETIEEEGSLCMGAVQGQK from the exons TTGATCTCCGTGGTGCCCGCCACCTCCTCACTTCCCAGCATTCCTTGCCTGGCATCCCCGTTGCCTTGAAACAATCCATTGACCTGCGTACATCCATGGACGGGAAGTACAAAGAGATTGCTGAG gaGCTGTTCTCCCGCACTCTGGCAGAGAGTGAGATGCGCAGCGCCCCCTATGAATTTCCAGAGGACAGCCCCATCGAACAGCTTGAGGAGAGACGTCATCGTCTCGAGCGGCAGATCAGCCAGGATGTCAA GTTTGAACCCGACATCCTCCTACGAGCCAAACAAGAGTTCATGAAGACTGACAGTGCCACAGATCTCGA ATACATGAAAGAGCAGAGCCAAGCTCCTgacctgcaggagagagagctgGTTCCAGAGAAGGAGTACCAGAGAGTCACTATttctggagaggagaaatgtggG GTTCCCTTCACAGATCTGTTGGACGCAGCTAAATGCGTGGTGAAGGCTCTGTTCATCAGACAGAAGTACATGGGTCTGTCGCTGCAGAGTTTCTGCAGGACCACCGCTCGTTACCTGCAGGAGCTGAGCGAGAGACCTCTGGACTTGGATATATATGAGGAGGAGATCCCAGAGACCACAGTCAGGTGGACAG aAGCCACAGTGCACCCACCTGTTTCTGAAACACACCCTTATGAGAACCAGGACCCTGCTAGCATGCCGCCTGACATGGGTTATGGCTGCAAGATGGTGGATGGTGTCATGCATGTGTACACGACAAGGAACATTATGGAAAA GAGCACAGAGCTGGACCTGCCGTATCCAGACCTGCAGGAGTACATCGCTGATATGAACGTCATGATGGCCCTCATTATCAACGGACCAGT AAAGTCCTTCTGCTACCGTCGTCTGCAATACCTTAGCTCCAAGTTCCAGATGCACATCCtgctgaatgaaatgaaagagctGGCTGCGCAGAAGAAAGTCCCACATCGAGACTTTTACAATATCCGTAAG gttgacacacacattcacgctTCGTCCTGCATGAACCAGAAGCACCTTCTCCGTTTTATTAAAAGGGCCATGAAGAAATATCCTAAGGAGATTGTACATGTGGAAAGAGGCAAAGGTCAGACGCTCATGGAGGTGTTTGAGACCATGAACCTGACGGCCTTCGACCTGAGCGTGGACACCCTGGACATGCACGCA GACCGCAACACTTTCCATCGCTTTGACAAGTTCAACGCCAAATACAATCCCATAGGAGAGTCCATCCTGAGAGAGATCTTCATCAAAACGGACAACCACATTGAGGGGAAATACTTTGGTCACATTATTAAG GAGGTGATGGCTGACCTGGAGGAGAGTAAGTACCAGAACGTGGAGCTCAGGCTGTCGATCTACGGTCGCTCAAGAGATGAGTGGGACAAACTAGCCAAGTGGGCCGTCAAACATCGGGTCTACTCCAATAATGTGCGCTGGCTTGTGCAAGTGCCTCGACTCTT TGACGTCtaccacacaaaaaaacagctgagtaACTTTCAAGAGATGCTGGAGAATATTTTCATGCCTCTGTTTGAGGTTACAGTCAACCCTGGCAGTCATCCGGACCTGCACCTCTTCCTCCAGCAT GTTGTGGGTTTTGACAGTGTGGACGATGAGTCAAAACCAGAGCAACATATCTTCAATCTGGACAGTCCACTGCCAGTCAActggacagaggaggacaatCCGCCCTATTCCTACTACCTCTACTATATGTATGCAAACATGACTGTGCTGAATCACCTGCGCAG GCAGCGGGGATTTCACACGCTTGTCCTACGTCCTCATTGTGGGGAGGCTGGGCCGATCCATCACCTGGTGTCTGGTTTCATGCTGTCAGAAAACATCTCCCACGGGCTGCTGCTTAGAAAG GCTCCTGTACTGCAGTATTTGTACTACTTGGCACAGATAGGCATCGCCATGTCCCCTCTCAGCAATAACAGCCTCTTCCTCAGCTACCATCGTAACCCTCTGCCAGAGTATCTGTCCAGAGGCCTCATGGTCTCCTTGTCCACAGATGACCCTCTGCAGTTTCACTTCACCAAG GAGCCCTTGATGGAAGAGTACAGCATTGCTACTCAAGTGTGGAAGCTGAGCTCCTGTGACATGTGCGAGCTGGCCAGAAACAGTGTGCTGATGAGCGGATTCTCTCATAGG GTGAAAAGCTCCTGGCTCGGATCAAACTACATCAAGGAGGGGCAAGAGAGTAACGACATCAGGCGCACAAATGTCCCTGACATCCGTGTGGCGTACCGATATGAGACCATGTGTGAGGAGCTGAATTTAATCACACAGGCCATTCGCACAGATGAGCTGGAGACCATCGAGGAGGAGGGGAGTCTGTGTATGGGAGCTGTGCAGGGACAGAAGTGA
- the ampd2b gene encoding AMP deaminase 2 isoform X2 produces the protein MDGKYKEIAEELFSRTLAESEMRSAPYEFPEDSPIEQLEERRHRLERQISQDVKFEPDILLRAKQEFMKTDSATDLEYMKEQSQAPDLQERELVPEKEYQRVTISGEEKCGVPFTDLLDAAKCVVKALFIRQKYMGLSLQSFCRTTARYLQELSERPLDLDIYEEEIPETTVRWTEATVHPPVSETHPYENQDPASMPPDMGYGCKMVDGVMHVYTTRNIMEKSTELDLPYPDLQEYIADMNVMMALIINGPVKSFCYRRLQYLSSKFQMHILLNEMKELAAQKKVPHRDFYNIRKVDTHIHASSCMNQKHLLRFIKRAMKKYPKEIVHVERGKGQTLMEVFETMNLTAFDLSVDTLDMHADRNTFHRFDKFNAKYNPIGESILREIFIKTDNHIEGKYFGHIIKEVMADLEESKYQNVELRLSIYGRSRDEWDKLAKWAVKHRVYSNNVRWLVQVPRLFDVYHTKKQLSNFQEMLENIFMPLFEVTVNPGSHPDLHLFLQHVVGFDSVDDESKPEQHIFNLDSPLPVNWTEEDNPPYSYYLYYMYANMTVLNHLRRQRGFHTLVLRPHCGEAGPIHHLVSGFMLSENISHGLLLRKAPVLQYLYYLAQIGIAMSPLSNNSLFLSYHRNPLPEYLSRGLMVSLSTDDPLQFHFTKEPLMEEYSIATQVWKLSSCDMCELARNSVLMSGFSHRVKSSWLGSNYIKEGQESNDIRRTNVPDIRVAYRYETMCEELNLITQAIRTDELETIEEEGSLCMGAVQGQK, from the exons ATGGACGGGAAGTACAAAGAGATTGCTGAG gaGCTGTTCTCCCGCACTCTGGCAGAGAGTGAGATGCGCAGCGCCCCCTATGAATTTCCAGAGGACAGCCCCATCGAACAGCTTGAGGAGAGACGTCATCGTCTCGAGCGGCAGATCAGCCAGGATGTCAA GTTTGAACCCGACATCCTCCTACGAGCCAAACAAGAGTTCATGAAGACTGACAGTGCCACAGATCTCGA ATACATGAAAGAGCAGAGCCAAGCTCCTgacctgcaggagagagagctgGTTCCAGAGAAGGAGTACCAGAGAGTCACTATttctggagaggagaaatgtggG GTTCCCTTCACAGATCTGTTGGACGCAGCTAAATGCGTGGTGAAGGCTCTGTTCATCAGACAGAAGTACATGGGTCTGTCGCTGCAGAGTTTCTGCAGGACCACCGCTCGTTACCTGCAGGAGCTGAGCGAGAGACCTCTGGACTTGGATATATATGAGGAGGAGATCCCAGAGACCACAGTCAGGTGGACAG aAGCCACAGTGCACCCACCTGTTTCTGAAACACACCCTTATGAGAACCAGGACCCTGCTAGCATGCCGCCTGACATGGGTTATGGCTGCAAGATGGTGGATGGTGTCATGCATGTGTACACGACAAGGAACATTATGGAAAA GAGCACAGAGCTGGACCTGCCGTATCCAGACCTGCAGGAGTACATCGCTGATATGAACGTCATGATGGCCCTCATTATCAACGGACCAGT AAAGTCCTTCTGCTACCGTCGTCTGCAATACCTTAGCTCCAAGTTCCAGATGCACATCCtgctgaatgaaatgaaagagctGGCTGCGCAGAAGAAAGTCCCACATCGAGACTTTTACAATATCCGTAAG gttgacacacacattcacgctTCGTCCTGCATGAACCAGAAGCACCTTCTCCGTTTTATTAAAAGGGCCATGAAGAAATATCCTAAGGAGATTGTACATGTGGAAAGAGGCAAAGGTCAGACGCTCATGGAGGTGTTTGAGACCATGAACCTGACGGCCTTCGACCTGAGCGTGGACACCCTGGACATGCACGCA GACCGCAACACTTTCCATCGCTTTGACAAGTTCAACGCCAAATACAATCCCATAGGAGAGTCCATCCTGAGAGAGATCTTCATCAAAACGGACAACCACATTGAGGGGAAATACTTTGGTCACATTATTAAG GAGGTGATGGCTGACCTGGAGGAGAGTAAGTACCAGAACGTGGAGCTCAGGCTGTCGATCTACGGTCGCTCAAGAGATGAGTGGGACAAACTAGCCAAGTGGGCCGTCAAACATCGGGTCTACTCCAATAATGTGCGCTGGCTTGTGCAAGTGCCTCGACTCTT TGACGTCtaccacacaaaaaaacagctgagtaACTTTCAAGAGATGCTGGAGAATATTTTCATGCCTCTGTTTGAGGTTACAGTCAACCCTGGCAGTCATCCGGACCTGCACCTCTTCCTCCAGCAT GTTGTGGGTTTTGACAGTGTGGACGATGAGTCAAAACCAGAGCAACATATCTTCAATCTGGACAGTCCACTGCCAGTCAActggacagaggaggacaatCCGCCCTATTCCTACTACCTCTACTATATGTATGCAAACATGACTGTGCTGAATCACCTGCGCAG GCAGCGGGGATTTCACACGCTTGTCCTACGTCCTCATTGTGGGGAGGCTGGGCCGATCCATCACCTGGTGTCTGGTTTCATGCTGTCAGAAAACATCTCCCACGGGCTGCTGCTTAGAAAG GCTCCTGTACTGCAGTATTTGTACTACTTGGCACAGATAGGCATCGCCATGTCCCCTCTCAGCAATAACAGCCTCTTCCTCAGCTACCATCGTAACCCTCTGCCAGAGTATCTGTCCAGAGGCCTCATGGTCTCCTTGTCCACAGATGACCCTCTGCAGTTTCACTTCACCAAG GAGCCCTTGATGGAAGAGTACAGCATTGCTACTCAAGTGTGGAAGCTGAGCTCCTGTGACATGTGCGAGCTGGCCAGAAACAGTGTGCTGATGAGCGGATTCTCTCATAGG GTGAAAAGCTCCTGGCTCGGATCAAACTACATCAAGGAGGGGCAAGAGAGTAACGACATCAGGCGCACAAATGTCCCTGACATCCGTGTGGCGTACCGATATGAGACCATGTGTGAGGAGCTGAATTTAATCACACAGGCCATTCGCACAGATGAGCTGGAGACCATCGAGGAGGAGGGGAGTCTGTGTATGGGAGCTGTGCAGGGACAGAAGTGA